The Sulfurospirillum deleyianum DSM 6946 nucleotide sequence TAAACATAAATATAAGAGACACCAAATGTTTTGACCATAGGTTCTTCAAGGTTGTCTTTGCTCCATGCGTGATTGGGTTCTTTGGCAAAATCAACCATTTCATCCCAAAAAGAGTAATCCGCAACGGTTTTTCTAATTAAGGTCTTTTCTAAATCTAAAACAGCTTTGTAGCGTTCAAAAACGGTGATACGCTCTTGCTGAATGTGGTGTTCTTCTTGTATTTTCTTACCAAACCAGACGCTGAGCAAAAGGGTAATTGTAAAAATAAGAATAAAAGCACCGTAAAGTGCGTAGGTTTTTGCTATTTTCATGCATTCAGTATAGGTCAATTACAATTTATATTTGCTTTATTTTGAAAAATAAGATACACTATTTTCCTAGAAAGATGAGGTTCGAGTTCATCTTTGGTAGTTTTGTGATACGTGACCTTTAGTTAGCATCCTAAATACTCCAAAAATACTCAATTTTCTACTTTTCGATTTTACAACAGGAGCATAGAATGGCTTTATTAGAGGGAACCGTTAAATGGTTTAACAATGAAAAAGGTTTTGGTTTTATCCAACCAAATGATGGCGGAAAAGATGTATTCGTACACTTTCGTCAAGTGAACAGAACAGGTTACGGCCGTGTTTCTTTAGCAGAAGGTCAAAAAGTGACTTATGAACTAGGCGAAGGTCCAAAAGGTCCTCAAGCTGAGAACGTAACAGGTCTATAAGACTTTAGGAGGAGAATTTCTCCTCCTTTTTTTTACTTCAATTTATAAACAAACTCTGAGCCTTTTTTCTCTTCTGATTTTACTTCAATCACCATTTTATATTTATCACAAATACTTTTAACAATACTAAGCCCTATTCCAAATCCACCTTTATAAATATCTCCCCGATAGTGCCTTTCAAAGATTTTTTCAACATCTTTAATGCCCATCCCCTCATCTTTAAAACTGAGATAAAGACCATCGGTGTTTTCATACAGTGCAATAAATAGGGTTGTTTGTGGTGGAGAGTATTTGATGGCGTTGGTAATGGTGTTGTCGATAATGCGTTGAAACTCAATGCGGTTGATGTGTAAGGTATGGTGTGATGCGATGGACGAGACAATGCGTATGGCTTTGGAGGAGCTCAGTGCTTCAAAGTAAGCAATGCGCTCCTCTAAAAAATGGGAAATATCTAAAAGCTCTTTGGTGTAGGTGATGGTTTTATTTTTAATGAGATACTCCAAATCCTCATACAACGTCGAAAGCGTTGAAAGTGCGGCTAGGGAACGACTGAGCTGTTTGTTGTGGAGGTGTTGCGCTAAGCTTTCAAGATTGAGCTGCATAATGCCTAGAGGCGTTTTGAGCTCATGCATCACATCGGTAAAAAAGTGTTGCATGCGTGTTGAGGTTTCGACATAAGGTTTTAAAAGCAGTTTTAAAAGCAAGGTTGTGAACAAAAACATGCCTATTAAAATGACCCCGACCATCCATAAACTTTCCAAAAAAAGACGTGCGTGAGAGATCTCTTTTTGGATGATTAAGCTTTTTACATGTAAGAGATTAGGCGCTAGGGGATGTTGGTAAAAGAGTGCGCCATTATGAGGTACAAACGAGCTGTTCATCAGAGGAATAGGTTCTTCAATCAAAGAGAAAACGATCTGTTCTTTTTCATCTACAAGGGCGACTTTATAGAGGATGGAGCGGGGAAAGAGAAAGGTTTTTTGAACAGGTAAAATCCCTTGAATACTCTGCTCAATCTCTTTGGCATAGGCTTTGAGTTGATTTTCTTGCGTGAGCTGATGAAGGCGTAAAGAGACGGAAAGATACTGAAAAAGAGGGAATGAGACCAAAAGAAGGGTTAAAAACGTTAAAATGATGGCAAAAAGAAGTGCGTTTTTGGTCTCATTTTTCAATTTTATATCCTATGCCTTTGGCGGTGATAATAAAATCTTTATCGGTTTTATCTCTGAGTTTTTTAATCAGCATCCGAATATCATTCTCCCCAATCTCCTTACCTTCCCACACAGCTTCGTGGATGCGCTCCATCGAGACAAAATGCCCTCGATTTTTGACGAATATAAAGAGGAGTTTTCGTTCGTAGTTGCTCAAAGTAATCTCTACATTTTCAAACCAAAGCGTTTGTTCATCAGTGCAATAGGAAAACCCATGCGAAAGTGGGATGCGCTCTAGAGTAGAGTGCAGATGGTAACTTTTGAGCGTTTGGCAGACACGGTACTGTAACTCTTTGAGTGAGAAGGGTTTGCGTAAGTAATCATTGCATCCTAGCTCGTAGCCTAAAGAGAGGTTGTTAATATCTGTGAGCGAGGTAATAAAAATAATAGGCACATCCAGTTTGGCTTTACGAATCTCTTTTAAAATTTCATACCCATCCATACTGGGCACACGAATATCTAACAGAGCCAAATGGTACTGTTTTTCAAACAACGCATCCAATGCTTTTTCACCATCATCGTACGCATCAACGCTGTATCCCATTGCTTCAAGGGAGTCTTGAATGCTCTCTTGGTAGGTAAAATCATCTTCAAGCAGTAAAATTTTCATCGGATTTCTATCTCGTGGTTTTGGGGAATTTCAGGGTGTAAATGGGTTACATGTAAAGATTTGAGCGTGGGACTGAGTGAGGCTTTGAGTAAAAGAGATTCGTTCAGCAAAGACTCATCAAACCAGACTCCAATGTACCCGACCTGTTTGGCTTCAATGTCAAAAAGAGGCGTAAAGCCAAAAAGGGTGTTGTTTTCACGTGCAAAACCATTGCGCAGCGTGTGTGGCTCAATTAAAGATGGAAGGGTAGACACGCACTCAACGCATTCGCTATTTAAAAGCACATACTCTTTGATAATCTGCTTCTCTTTCATCCATTCTCCAATCTCCAGAAACGATTTTTCCATCAGAATGGCAAAATGAATCTTCTTCTCACGCAGTTTGTGTGCGATGGTCTCAAAATCCAAAATGACCTCTAGGGAGCCTATAAATTTACCTTCTAAAAACACAGGAGCGATGGCTTTGATGTTGAGGCGTTTGCCTAGTTCAACGGAGACAAAAGGGGTTTGGTGTTTTTGTACGAGGGTAACGCCTTTGCGAAAGGAGAGCAACTCATCCCCATGACTCCCAAAATCCCAACTTCGCACCAACGCCTTTCCCTCTTTGGAATGGAGTTGCACTTCAAGAGTCTCCATGGCTAGGTAGCGTTTAATGTTGGGAATTTCCTCGTGGAGGGTTGCAAAAAGCAAGGAGCGGTTATTTTCAAGATACCCTTTTTTAAGGGTTTCATTTTGGCTTAACATCAAAGCGACACTTAAAGCGAGTTGTTTTTCGTGCTCCAAAAGTTCTTGCGTGAGGGTTAAAACACTCTCCACGCTGTTTTTGGCATCTTCAAGATAGAGTGCGTGGTTGACTTTGTAAATCAAAAATCCCAACCCTGTCATTGAAAGGATAAACAATGCAAATAAAAGTGCGTAAATGCGAAGGGTTTTAATGATGCGCTCCTTAAGTCAAAACAGCTTTAAAAGTATATCCAAAAAGTTAAATCATAAAATTGACGAAAAAGTGACGATGGAAGTTTATGATAACAGGAAGATTATCTTAAGGAGGTAGTGATGAAACATGTTTCATTGGTGTCATTAGTAGCATTGCTTGTGGGCACAAGTACGCTTTTAGCACTCGATTTGGCAACGCTTAATCAGCGTTCCAATAAAGGGTTTGAACCTGTGGTGATTAAAGATTGGAAGGCTCCTGATGAGAGCACCATTCCCAATAATCTTTTTGGCGATACCGTACGCTACGGAAAAGCGTTGGTGAGTGAGACGTATAAGTACATCGGTCCTGAAGTAGCTGATCCTAAAATGCGTTATGCGGGCAATAACTTCGCCTGTGCAACGTGTCACCAAGAAGCAGGTACGAAAAAGTGGTCAGCGCCTTTTATGGCAACCATGGGTAATTTCCCTCAATACCGAAACCGTGATGAAAACATCGGTAGCATCGAGGAGCGAGTCAATGGTTGTATGGAACGTAGTATGAACGGTAGAGCACTTCCAGAGAATGGCAAAGAGATGCGAGCTATTGTGACGTATATGCACTGGTTAGCGCAAGGTATTCCTGTAGGTGCAAAAGTATCGGGAGCAGAGTTTCCACAAGTCGATCGCAAGATGGTGATGAGCCGTGCGGCTGATCCGATTGCGGGTGAGAAAGTGTATAAAGAGCATTGTGCTTCTTGCCATGGCGAAAATGGTGAGGGTGTTAAGCGTGAAGGCAAAGCCAATGGCTATGAGTTCCCAGCACTTTGGGGCAAAGACAGTTACAACACGGGTGCGGGAATGTACCGTGTGCTTCGTTCGGCGGATTGGATTGTGGCAAATATGCCTTTAGGTGCAGACAATCACAATCGTGTCTTAACCGATGCGCAAGCA carries:
- a CDS encoding sensor histidine kinase — protein: MKNETKNALLFAIILTFLTLLLVSFPLFQYLSVSLRLHQLTQENQLKAYAKEIEQSIQGILPVQKTFLFPRSILYKVALVDEKEQIVFSLIEEPIPLMNSSFVPHNGALFYQHPLAPNLLHVKSLIIQKEISHARLFLESLWMVGVILIGMFLFTTLLLKLLLKPYVETSTRMQHFFTDVMHELKTPLGIMQLNLESLAQHLHNKQLSRSLAALSTLSTLYEDLEYLIKNKTITYTKELLDISHFLEERIAYFEALSSSKAIRIVSSIASHHTLHINRIEFQRIIDNTITNAIKYSPPQTTLFIALYENTDGLYLSFKDEGMGIKDVEKIFERHYRGDIYKGGFGIGLSIVKSICDKYKMVIEVKSEEKKGSEFVYKLK
- a CDS encoding c-type cytochrome → MKHVSLVSLVALLVGTSTLLALDLATLNQRSNKGFEPVVIKDWKAPDESTIPNNLFGDTVRYGKALVSETYKYIGPEVADPKMRYAGNNFACATCHQEAGTKKWSAPFMATMGNFPQYRNRDENIGSIEERVNGCMERSMNGRALPENGKEMRAIVTYMHWLAQGIPVGAKVSGAEFPQVDRKMVMSRAADPIAGEKVYKEHCASCHGENGEGVKREGKANGYEFPALWGKDSYNTGAGMYRVLRSADWIVANMPLGADNHNRVLTDAQAYDVAAYINNYDKPRPVKKDREKDFPDAKVKVPDSDVGPYDTNHTRHQHKFGPYKGIIIPAK
- a CDS encoding response regulator transcription factor, with protein sequence MKILLLEDDFTYQESIQDSLEAMGYSVDAYDDGEKALDALFEKQYHLALLDIRVPSMDGYEILKEIRKAKLDVPIIFITSLTDINNLSLGYELGCNDYLRKPFSLKELQYRVCQTLKSYHLHSTLERIPLSHGFSYCTDEQTLWFENVEITLSNYERKLLFIFVKNRGHFVSMERIHEAVWEGKEIGENDIRMLIKKLRDKTDKDFIITAKGIGYKIEK
- a CDS encoding cold-shock protein, whose translation is MALLEGTVKWFNNEKGFGFIQPNDGGKDVFVHFRQVNRTGYGRVSLAEGQKVTYELGEGPKGPQAENVTGL
- a CDS encoding cache domain-containing protein; this translates as MIYKVNHALYLEDAKNSVESVLTLTQELLEHEKQLALSVALMLSQNETLKKGYLENNRSLLFATLHEEIPNIKRYLAMETLEVQLHSKEGKALVRSWDFGSHGDELLSFRKGVTLVQKHQTPFVSVELGKRLNIKAIAPVFLEGKFIGSLEVILDFETIAHKLREKKIHFAILMEKSFLEIGEWMKEKQIIKEYVLLNSECVECVSTLPSLIEPHTLRNGFARENNTLFGFTPLFDIEAKQVGYIGVWFDESLLNESLLLKASLSPTLKSLHVTHLHPEIPQNHEIEIR